The Streptomyces sp. NBC_00435 nucleotide sequence TCCAGAACGGTCACAAGGTCCTCGCGCACATCAGCGGCAAGATGCGCATGCACTACATCCGCATCCTTCCTGATGACCGGGTTGTCGTGGAGCTGTCTCCGTACGACCTGACGCGTGGCCGGATCGTCTACCGATACAAGTAGATCTTGCTTTCACTCCCGTCCGGACATCCCGTCCCGGCGCGGGTGGTGGCACTGACCCGGAGAACCTCACCAACATGAAGGTCAAGCCGAGCGTCAAGAAGATCTGCGACAAGTGCAAGGTGATCCGCCGTCACGGTCGGGTCATGGTCATCTGCGACAACCTGCGCCACAAGCAGCGCCAGGGCTGACGCACGCCGACCGACCTGCACTACGCAGTTCTTCGCGCGACGTAAGAAAACGTACATACGCAGAACCCGCCCAGTCCAGACCAGGACCGGCGGCACCTCCGGCGGGGGCCGGGGACCCGGGCGTACCACCACCCATCAGGTGTGGTCGGCGGTCGGGGTTCGGTTCTGCGGAAGACCCCCGAACACACAGGAGCCATTGAATGGCACGCGTTTCCGGTGTTGACATCCCGCGCGAAAAGCGTGTGGAGATCGCACTTACCTA carries:
- the infA gene encoding translation initiation factor IF-1 — encoded protein: MAKKQGAIEIEGTVIESLPNAMFKVELQNGHKVLAHISGKMRMHYIRILPDDRVVVELSPYDLTRGRIVYRYK
- the rpmJ gene encoding 50S ribosomal protein L36; this encodes MKVKPSVKKICDKCKVIRRHGRVMVICDNLRHKQRQG